CAAACTGAAGACTGTATTCTCGAACACCCATGTTACCCTGctgaagggtcaagaacctatcaactctggcccgtctaagctctggtggcagataatgacgaagaaaaacttttgtaaactcctgccatactgctggaggggcatcctcacctttGGAAAATTCCCAAGACtcataccaattaactgcaatatcttggagtctataggaagctagctcaactgtcTCAgccgcagtggccttcattaccctcaacgtcctctgcattctatcaataaatacctgagggtccttatttggatatgcccccgTGAATACCGGAGGGTCTAAATTAATGAAACCATGAACCTCCGCACTGACagacctatctgcatgaccaatacctacttcctgacgCCGAGCCTGTACGGCTACTAGTCGAGTTAATAactgaataacatctctcatctcctgacccggtgcatccGGCTGAGGGGCTGAACATACAGGGGCgggcgctggagctggtgcccttCGGAGCTCTCTTGGAGAGGGCGAGGTATGTAAATGttgtgtcatgcataggtataggtgtacataatatcatcaagcttctgagggcatcccattatttcatctcggccactgtgggcaaaatcatcaacatataccaactgatcaggtggtggtgcgtatataacgccgtaaccttttcccatatcccatatacatatatatacatataaatacgcgtatataacgccatctggtcatgggtcaaggtacatgtataaatgaatgaatgcatggaaatatgttaataatctcaatatttcttgcagataaactttatcaactgcgtatcattctgagacccatgaacagaagatataataatatgtcacatagggaatcaagaacatagagacccctagtatttctatgaatagagtcgttcatgaaaactgtgcgtttgctcgtttcttctgtataatttggatcatgtcaaaaagaaagaaggatagacttaacatacctggagtagggaaaaatccgtatgatatattTCGAAAAGGTTGCACCATACTCCTTTAGAActgcaaaattttacgttgctaaggtgctaataATTCTCGCTGGAATTGATTTGGTCGCAAGAAATTTTGTTGGATTGAGTTTTAGCTTCTGGTTTGAAAATGTTTTGAATTTGATTTTGGAAGAAACCAAACTTGTAAGAACTGCTAACGTTCTGATTGTAGTGCTTTTGTATACAAAATATAAGAAATGAAGTGTCTTTTAATTATCAATTAGGTTGCCACTTAATTaaaaatgactaagagtcatttgtttAAGAAGTGGATTTCTTCCAtatgggggtggggggtggggggaattttaatatttatccaatttattagttaattaggtaatgtTCCGtcacccgataattaaccaattacccacataattaaaaattatctcaaattacttaaaatactactcatttttaatatactttatacatcatactattacGGTCATATGgtatcttgtatggtactagtccataaatatcgtgtattatagcttagaccgtattttatcccaaatcggcaACCTTCTACAaacctcattttctttgattcgtgtACCCTTTACCCTTCATGGCATTTACTTATCGCTTGTGATAAATAAcataaatacgttaacctcaagataatctcattcccgagtctacgtcgattaactgaagacgaaactttaacgtacgaaaacacgATATGTAActgctcaggcggggttgatttcgGTTGCACCAGCTCTTTCACAGACTGGGGAAGGAAcctagactcccgccgcccacaccccGGAGCAGCATCCGAGGAAGTgtagcttagacttgcaaggttcaagaaatatgaccctcctacattcagtggtttggcttcagagagtgcacagggttttctggaggagtgccatcgcattctccgcactatgggtattgttgagacgagtggggttgcttttactacgttccatcttaggggagcggcttatcagtgttAGTGGgtatatgagttgggtagcccagtcgagttagcttcacttacccTGGTTCAATTTtaagagatgttcctgagagagtttgtacctcagtcccttcgagatgcatggtgcgcagagtttgagcagctgcgccagggcactatgtcagtatcagagtatgccgtgagattcagtgatttggccaagcATGCACCTGTTTTGGTagccacagttagagagcatgtccgtagattcattgagggactcaggcatgatattcggttcagcatggcttggGAGTTAGAGTCtgatgtttcgtttcagcaggtggtagggatcgctcgccatATAGAGGGCATGtaggatcaggagagagaggacaggcggggccatgagagagagtacatgcAAGATCAAGAGAaagaggacagggaggcgaggaggcctcatagaccggagagatctattggtccttattttggaggcagggtaggacatggtagaggttttgtgggtcagccaattcagtttgcactttaggcttcgcacagtgtttcaggtgctcatgggtctcagagtacccgtaccgcacaattcccacaaccacgtcagtagataggttgcttcgagtgtggagataccagccacagggtgagagattgtcatAGACTCCAGACAGGTGTGTCatagcggagtattcaggcgagtagaggatgcccaagaggggaaggcccgacccgttgatgtgtttcatatagcaGGCTTGAGGTCACTGCGCCtgatgatgtcatacaggtatgcttttgatttgttacagagcgGAAATatccgtattttgattcggttctacttatcggggcgagttTCCCAATTTGTTGTCCCACATATGGgcgagttcatgacttagtatcaTGTTTATGTGcttgcccctgttgggagattctatgagtgatagccgtgtccattgttattttaattcatttttgaaagttacgagactagaagtgaatttatGTTGTCCATTATGGAAAGTTTGATGtaattcctgagtaatttggttacgatttgtgatttgatactctatcggggtgagagtttagtaagtgttgtgattttattgacagaattgagttagtggaagatttccattactatgatgtgtattcgacttgtgattcggagttgagggtgagaccctcgcgatttccatgtgatttgatatatttgagccGGGCTGAGtactgcggtggaagttatatcaggacgagatccttgtgatttgttcatttactttaattttccttttaaattgattcgtagtagggTACTGTTAGAgggttgtgcctgtcgggcttctTTTAAATTGACTCAGCTATGAATATTCATGAAGAAATGAATGTCGGGCTCTTTCTTTcactgctaaccccaagaagttTCAACATGCTGAAACTTTCCGTTTTGTCGAGCCCCAAGCTTGTGGTCCTCCTTTGAGTGTGGGTTCAATTGAATGAATCTGTCAAGTCAAGGAAAACGTACGTAGCAGCAAGGATGGTGCATCGCCTATTTATCGTTCTTGCTCGGGAGCCAAAACGAACACGCCTGCTACCTACTGTACTGGACCTTCGACCAGGCATTCTACCTTTGTCGAATCGGAAACAACACCACTGCATTGCGCTCGAACAGTTGAGCGGCCACCGGCCAGCAACTTTCGTGCACAGATATAGATTCATTCTTCGTACCTGGTCCAGCCTCACAACCCTTCGCGGGTTGGTAAGAAGTCAGTCTTGTTTGGTAAGACGGAATTGGTGTGTGCCCGAtagtgttagttgtgacttgttgattcgggtatataattatgaggtcttcatgtttcttgcatcattgtcagcgttgtggagttttgaaatgggttgctaacggatatgaggctaattgccggtgctgattttgatttcgggcagctattgtgatcagaaatgttattttGGGCCTATATGTGGTGTGTCTTATTGTGtagtcgtaccttgtgggtgtaggcatgagttgttacagctggttgagactgataccggttatggatttagaatccagtcttttgaagataaatagaaGGTGAGCatttttgactctaaggcttatcggtattGGCAGAAAGGATAcattacagttgagatggtgtcgtcaggcttatgtttattggggtgacgtggggtcacccatgAGTGTATGTTGGGtatgtactttcagtgatttcaagacttcgaggcgattcttagcatgttcgaggacgaacgcttgtttaagaggggaaggatgtaacgacccagccgatcattttgagaattcaATACCCGTtaggtggcataaggccctgagcagcttcgtatt
This region of Nicotiana tomentosiformis chromosome 4, ASM39032v3, whole genome shotgun sequence genomic DNA includes:
- the LOC138909211 gene encoding uncharacterized protein; this encodes MRDVIQLLTRLVAVQARRQEVGIGHADRSVSAEVHGFINLDPPVFTGAYPNKDPQVFIDRMQRTLRVMKATAAETVELASYRLQDIAVNWYESWEFSKGEDAPPAVWQEFTKVFLRHYLPPELRRARVDRFLTLQQGNMGVREYSLQFDLLARYAPTIVSKM